In Streptomyces sp. ML-6, the sequence CAAGCCCGTACCCGGCAATGAGCGCGGCCAGGACGGCAAGAGTGAGGCTCATCGGGTCGGCTCCTCGGTGGTTCGCCACGCGGCGGGGTCGTGCTTGTGGTTGCGGTCAGGCAGGACGATGGGGTCGCGGCGCATGGCGTAGCCGATGACCGTGCCGGGGCGCAGGTGTGGGTTGCCAGCAGATGTGCCGGTGCAGTCGTCGGCGGGTCCGCATGCGTCGCCGTGGTGGCGGCCGTGCTGGCAGCGGTCGAGGTCGGCGAGGATCCCGACCCACGGGCAGTTGGCATCAGTATGTTCCGGCTCAGCCGCCGTGGTGGTGGGCTGTGTGCGGTCGAGGGCATGCTCGATGCCTGCCATGGTGGTGGCGACCTTGGCGTGCAGTGGGGAGTACATGACGCGGTCCGAGCAGTGGAGGGCGGCGTTCATCTCGGCGTGCCGGGCAAGGTGTTGCTCCGCCGCGTCAAGGGCTTGGTACGCCTTCTCCAGTTCGCGGCGCAGGTCAGTGATGGTCGGGTCAGTCATCAGGTCGGCTCCTTGGTGGCGCAGTCGGGGCAGAGGTCGCGGCCGCCGGGTCGGGTCTTCCAGCCGTCTCGGCGTCCGTCGGCGCGTACCTGCCGGGCGGTCCGGGACGTGAACTGGGCGCGCACGGCGGCGTTGCACGGGCAGCCGTCGCGGCCGGAGGGCCCGTCGCAGGCGATCTCGACACCCAGCGGGTGGGCGCTCATCGGCTCGGCTCCTCGGTCACGGCGGAACGCAGCTGCAGCGGCGGGGTGGTCGGCTTCTTGTTCGCCCCGGCACAGACCTTGCCGAGCCAGTCGCGGTGCATCGGCAGCCGCCCGTTCGTCAGCGGCTTGAACAGAGCTCGCATCCCCGCGGGGCTGGTGCACTTCTCTCGGGCCGGGCAGAGGACCATGCCGACTGCCCACTCCTGGTCGGTGAATCCGGTCTCCAGGTTGGCGCGCATCTGCTGCTCGCGGTCGGCGAGTTCGTGGGGCATAGTCATCGGCCCGGCTCCTCGGTCACGGCGGGGGCGGCCTGCTGCGCCTCGTCGGCCATGCGGCGGAGGCGGTCTGATGCGCGGTACACGCCGCTGATCGTCTGCGGCAGCCGGGCCTCAGTGCCGATCACGTCGAGTACGGCATCGGCGGCCTCGCGGAGCACTGCGGCCCGGTGGGCGACGAAGTGTCCGGCGAGCAGGCGGCTGTACTCGTCGCGATCGAGGTGCGCGGGGCAGATGCGGCGGATCATCTCGACGGCAGCGGCCTGGAGTTCGGCGGCGGGCGTGCTCATCGGCCCGGCTCCTCGGTCACGGCGGGGGCGGCGGTAGTGCGCTGGGTGCAGTGCTCCCACGAAATGGGCTCGTCGAACTCCTCGGAGCAGGCGGAGCAGCACGGGCCGATGGGGGCGTCGAGGCAGATGAAGATGTCCTGTGGGGTGCCGGTGTGGTGCTCGGCCCAGGTGTTCCAGGCGTCGCTGTGCCGGTCGGGCTCGGCGCCGTGCGGGCAGTGGTCGCTACCGGCTTCGTGGAACCAGGTCTCGGGCTTGTGGTCAGTCACGGGGTCCTCCTAGTGGTGGGTAGGTTGGGGGTGCGCCCGCCCGGCTACGACCCGGGCGGGCGTACTGCTGGTCACGGGGTTCGGGGCCGGCCAGCGATCTGGCGGATCTTGGCGTCCAGGTGCCCGGCCGGGTCGTCCGTGAGGGAGGTCAGGGCGACGGCTGCGGTGACGATCACGTCGCAGAGTTCGTCGGCGACGTCATCGCGGGTGTGGGTGATGCCCTTGCGGGGGTTCTGCCCGGTGTGGCCGATCCATGCCTGCGCGACCTCGCCGGCCTCCTCGGTGAGCTTGAGGAGGCGGAGGGTGATCTCCTGGTTGGTGCGGCCGTTCTGCTGGTCGAGCCAGGCGACGAGTTCGTGGATGGTGGTCCAGTGGTCGGTCATTAAGGCTCCGGTGGGTGGGTGCTGGTCTGGTTTCAGGGTGGCGCTGGGCGGGCTGATTGCTGCCCCTGGTCTGTTGCTGGGCGGGGTTCACTCTACCCCAATTCACATTGCGTACGCCATAGGAAAATGGGTGCGGTGAGGCCCATCTCGTGCACCATCAGGTCTCATCTGCCGGAACCGGCCCCTGCCGCCCATGCCGCGCCTACGCTGAAACGGACGGCCCGCGCCCCGACCCTTGGAGGCCCCGTGTCACTGCCCGTGGAAACCAGCCCGACGCCGCCGTCATACCCGCCGAAGACCCCACCCCCTCCGAAGAAACCTGTCTCGCCGCCCCGCCCGGAAACGGCGGACGCCCCCGCGAACGGGCCGGCCTCCTTGGTGCGGACAGCGCGGCGGGGTGTGGGCATGCGGAACCGGCGCGGTGTGAACTGGAAGCTGGAGTCCGCGCCGTGGGCGGCAGGGAAGGCCCGGACCGCGGTGCTGGGACAGCTGGGGAAGTGGCGGTACCGGCTGGCCCCGGGCACGGTCACCGCGGTGGAGACGGTGGCAACGTTGCTCGTCGAGGCGGCGGTCGTCGACGGCGGGGCGAGGGTGTCCGTACACCTGTCGGACCAGGACGGTCAGGCGTGCATCCTTGCCCTCTCCCACCAGGCGGGCCTCACGCCTGGTCACGCCTCCGGCGGTGATGACGTCTTGCACCAGATCACTGCGGTGTCCGGGGTGACGGGGTGCGGTACGGACACCGGGCCGGACGGGCGCCGAATCTGGGCTGTCGTCGACCTGGGATGATCCAGGGCATGACTACCGGACGACCGAAGCGGCTCAGCGCGACAGAAGCGCGGTCTATTGCTGATGCGGCGCAGCTGGTGAAGGCCGGCGACTGGTCGACCAGCCATGCCTGGAACGTGGTTGCGGAAGACGGCACGCTCTTGGTGGTGGTGACGCCGTCGTACGGGGGCTCGTCGCGTAGCGGCCGGGACGGGTGGAAGTGGCACCTCGCCGCACTCGGCCCGACCGGGACACGGGAGAAGTGGCCGACGCGGCAGCAAGCCGCAGCGCAGGGCCTGATGAGCTGGATTCGGTGGGTGACAGCGACCCGGTAGCGGCCAGGGCCCAACCGTAGGGCTCTCGCTCGCGCGGCGGGCCTCACATGAGGAAGCCCAGTTTGTTGAGGCCGGGGACGCAGATCTCCCGCAGCGGCTCGCACAGATGCTCCGCCCGGTGCCACGCCTCGAGCTCCACGATCGGGCCGATGGCGTAGTGCGCGCGCCACGACTCGCAGATGCCGCAGCCTGGCTGCCGGTCGGGCAGCCAGGCGGGGTGCGCGGCGATGAGGTGATCGTCAAGGTCGATGCGGGTCGTGGTGAGACGCAGCTCCCAGTGGCGCGGGTCTGCGCCGGGGCGGCGGGAGTCGGTCAGGGACATGCCGTAGTCGACGGCGAGCTCCCGGCATTCGGCGCATGCAGCCATCCGCTCGAACAGGTCACTGGGCACAAGTCCTCCTACTGCTGGGCCCGGAGTCGTTGGCTGATCCAGTCGGGCAGCGGCGCCACGGGGACGTTGTGGGCGATGGTGTACGGCAGGCCACCGACAACGGAGCCGGGGCCGACTAGGTACCCGCCGCTTCGGCGGCCGGGGCCGCGGACGTCGATCCCGGGCCCGAGCGCCGTGCGCCCGCCTGACACGCTGCCGATCGTGCAGCCCATCGGCGCCCGGAAGTACAGGTGCCGCCCCCCAGACGGCGTGGCCACGGTGAACGTCTCGGGCACCGCCTCCCCGAGCCGGTCGGCCAGGGCGGCGAGAACGCCGGGGCCATCGTCGTCGCCGTGGACATCGAGGTCCAGGACGACCACGTTGGAGGCCCGGCAGCCGATGCCGACGCCCCGTCCGGCGAGCAGTTCGGGCAGCCGCTCGGGCAGCAGGGTGGCTTGGCGCTGCCACCCGGGTTCGGGGACGCGGCCGCCGCTCGGGAGCGGGATGACGGCCAGGCCCCGGTCGACCGCCGTGCGGGCGGCGGCCAGGACCTGCGGGCACTCGGCGGACCAGTGCCAGTACTGCGCCGGGTTGAGGCTGTGCTCGGGGCAGCCGTCGCGTTCGTCTCCGGAGGCGACGGCCCCGCAGGCGGCCTTGGGGCAGATGCAGGTGCTGTACGACCCTCCGTGCCGTGTCACGCCGCCGTGGCGGACGTAGTCGCTGGCCTCGATGACGGCCTGAACGTCGCGCTCGGTCATGCGGCCTGCTCCTCCTCGTCCTCGTAGCAGCAGCACTCGCCGTACGGGTCGCCGCTGCCGCCGGCGCCGCACTCATCGCAGCCGTACGGGATGGAGTCGCTGTCGTCCTCGTCGTGGGCGTACTCGTGGTGACGCCAGCCGGTGCAGCCGTACTCGCACCCGCAGCCCTTCTCGCACTCGGGGCAGACCATGGAGTTCGTCCAGCCGCACTGCTCGCACAGGAGCTGGTTGCGAGGGTCGGCCTGCTGCTGGCGGAGGTAGGCGAGGGCCTCGCCGTAGGTGTTGATGTCGATGTACTCCGCCAGGTACCGCTCCAGGGTTTCCCGCTCGTCGGCGTCGGGGTGGTCCAGGAGCGCGATGGCGTCGGCGTGCTTGACGCCCAGCTCGTCCTTGATGGCGGTGAGGGCCTTCTTACGGGCGTGGTCCTTCGGCATCTCAAGCTCGTTTCTGCGGCTCGCGGTGATCCCAGACCCACCGGCCGCACGGAGCGAGGCCAGCAAGGGTGATACGACGTGGAGGGTGGCTCGGCGCGGAGCACCTTTGGCGCGCTCGTCCGGTCTGGGCCAGACGAACCGGGCCTCAAGCCGGGCCCACGGCCTACCAGCCGCACCCCCACGGTAGCGGACCGCACCGACAGCCCGGGTGAGAACACGAGGAGTTCAGTCCAACTGGTCGTACGTTCCTGGCTGCCAGTCGTCGACGAGTACGCCGCTGCGGTATCCGCCGAAATCACCGGGGTCTTCTGCGACCAGGCCGCACGCGTCACGCTGGCGTCGTAGCGCGGCTGTGCCCCCGGGCCAGAGCGCTGATCCGGGGGCACAGGGGCTGGGGTGAAAAGCCGATCATCGGTGGTGAGTCAGGACCCAGCCGGGGGACACCGTACCGCCAGCGCACATCTGGTAGGCCCTGCGGGGCGGCCTGCGTGGCCCGCGTGCCGCATGGTGCAGGGGAAGGTCCCGAGCTGGGCCTGAGCGCCTGTGCGCCCCGTCTGACCCCTCCTCGGGGGGCGGAACCGGGACGGACCGTCGAGGGCATGGGCGGATCCTGCGGGAAGTGCCACAGCCTGTCGGTGTTCGACGACCTGGTGCACGTCGCTCCTGGGGAGTGGTGGTGCGAGAGATGCTGCGAGGACTGGGCGTACGACGGCCTGGTCGAGGGCCGGACCCGGGGTGAGGACGACTCGCCGACCGTGCCGGCCGGTGACCCGGATGAGGCCCAGCACCGGAGAGGATCGGCGGCGTAGGGGGCCGCGCCCGGATGCTGCCGGCCCCTGGTGCGCCCGGGTGGCTGTGCGGCGTCCCAGGGGGGTGTACAACGCTGCCGAGCGCCACGCGAGGCGGAGCCGGCTCGAGCGTCATGGTCATGGAGCAGCTCAGGGTGCGCTACTGTCGGCGGGCGGCAGCACGCGTCTGCCAGGGTTCCGGCCGGACAAGCACCCACGCCCCGGCGCGCGGACAAGGGTCTCGGACTCACGCGGCATTTCATCTTGACGACCTTGCTACAGCATGGGCGTGGGCATGCCGTAGGAGGACTGTCGTGACCAGGGACAAGAAGCGCAAGGCCGCCGTGCGCGAGACGCAGAAGGCCACCGGTCTGCGCTACACCAAGGCGGCCCGGTTGACGTCCAAACCGGCGGGCGACCGGATCGGTCAGTCGTTCACCCTGCAGGAGCTCCTTAGCGAGTGCGCCACATTTCCCCCCGCGGCAGTCGACTGGGGATGGGGCCCGGAGTACAAATGCCAAGGCCCGGACGTCTTCCAGTCCAAGCTCCTCGGTGCAGCGATTCCCTTCGGAACGGTTCTGGAACTCGCCGGCGAGTTGTCCCGGGAAGGACGCGGCACCCCGCTGCACCTGGAGGCGCTGTCTCCGCTGGAATCCGCAGTGGTCAGCAGCGGTGGTCAGCGCCGCTTCAAGTTGATCATCACGCAGGACTCGGTGTACGAGCTCTGTCGACAGGCGCGGTGCTCGTACCACCCGGAGAACGAACTGATCCCGTGGTGCCGTGACCACCTGGCCGAATGCGACCCCGGCGTCCTGGTCGAAACGGCCCGCGACTGGGGTTACGCCCAGTCCGAAGACGCCGGCCGTGACCCGGAAAGCCGTGAGGGATCCGAGGGCGCTGCTGTACTCGTTCGGGCAGCGGTGGCCCAGGGGGCTTACCCGCGGGTGGTGTCCGTTCTCCTCGATGCGTGCTTCGAGCCGGACGACATGATCGACGAAGTGTTCTGGGATCCCAAGGACGCGTTGGCGATGCGGCAGGCCATCGACCGTGAGCAGCTGCGTCTTGGGCGGATCGCGGAGGCTGAGTACCGGCGTATCCAGAAAGAGGCGGG encodes:
- a CDS encoding bifunctional DNA primase/polymerase, giving the protein MTERDVQAVIEASDYVRHGGVTRHGGSYSTCICPKAACGAVASGDERDGCPEHSLNPAQYWHWSAECPQVLAAARTAVDRGLAVIPLPSGGRVPEPGWQRQATLLPERLPELLAGRGVGIGCRASNVVVLDLDVHGDDDGPGVLAALADRLGEAVPETFTVATPSGGRHLYFRAPMGCTIGSVSGGRTALGPGIDVRGPGRRSGGYLVGPGSVVGGLPYTIAHNVPVAPLPDWISQRLRAQQ
- a CDS encoding MazG-like family protein is translated as MTDHWTTIHELVAWLDQQNGRTNQEITLRLLKLTEEAGEVAQAWIGHTGQNPRKGITHTRDDVADELCDVIVTAAVALTSLTDDPAGHLDAKIRQIAGRPRTP